TTCAAAGACAGTAAAGAATCATTTACATTAGGAAGAAGAGAAGATTTAGCAAGATTAGATTCAATAAAATTAGTTAACTTAGAAAAAAGATATATTAGTAAGTTCTCTGGTGAAGAATATCGATTGAAAAATAATGCTTATATACCTCAAAAATATAACTATAGAGTTAATGGAATTACTTATATGTTAAATAAAAAATATACAACTTTAAATGAGTTAAGAAACTGGGAAAAGGTTGAAGCTATATATGTAGAAAAAGGAGAATTAATAGATCAAGAATATTTGATAGATGATGATATTATAGAACAAGATATTGTTTTTTTGGGTTAATAATGTGCTGTATATACAGCACATTATTTATAATCAAGGGGTGATATAAATGAAGTTTTTAGCAAAAACGATACCGGAAGTTGAAACGTTAAGAGAACATACGGACAGGCTCTTAGAGGAATTCTCCAGATTAAAAAATATTTATGAGGATAATATTAATGACATTATTAGAAAATATATAGATCCAAGTGATTTTTGGTGTATTTTAAATATGTGTTGTGAGTATCATGATTATGGTAAGGCTAATAAGCAATTTCAAAATAAATTACTAAGGATATTAAATAAAGAGCAGATTGAAAATAATTTAGAAGAAATTCCACATAATTTTTTATCGCCAGGGTATTTACCAATCAGTTTTTTAGAGTATGTAAAAGAAAGATATCCTGATGATATTTTGTATATAATCATACAAGCTATTGCATATCATCATGAAAGAAATAAAGAGCCTGAATATACTAATATAAAAAGATGTATAGAAGAAGATTTAAAAAAGAGTTTGTTAGAATTAAGTGAAAGTATGAATAAAAGTATTAAAGATATATCATCATGGTATGTAAAATATATTTCGTATAACGAAAGAATTAAAGCTTCTAACCAATATTATGAGTTATACATAATTTTAAAAGGACTTTTACATAAGATTGATCATGCAGCATCAGCACATTGTAAGATAGAGGAGGTCGCTGATAGAGGAGTAGGAGAATATATTGAGGACTATATGAAGAAAAATAAGTGGATATTTAGAGAACCACAAATATTTGCAAAGGAAAATCAAGACGAAAATTTAGTAATAGTTGCCTCAACAGGAATAGGAAAAACAGAAACAGCATTACTTTGGATTAATGATTCTAAAGCCTTTTTTACGTTACCATTAAGAGTAAGTATAAATGCTTTATATAGTAGAGTGAAAGATGATATAGGATATGATTATGTAGGATTAATACATTCAAGTGCATTAGAGTATTTGGAGGATAATAGATATGAAAATGCTGATTTGCTATATGAAGAATCAAAGTTATTAAGTAAAAAGTTGAGTTTTTCTACAATAGATCAAATATTTAAATATCCATTTAAGTATATAGGATATGAAAAAGTTTTAGCAACATTATCATATTCGAAGGTTGTTATAGATGAAATTCAAGGGTATTCTCCAAGCATAGTAGCTGTAATTTTGTATGCGATAAAACAATTAAGTGAAGTGGGTGGTAAATTTTTAATAATGACAGCTACTTTACCAAGGATATACAAAGATAAGTTATACGAATTTGGCATTGAATTTAAAGAACGTAGTTTTATTTCAAAGATAAGAAGACATAGAGTTTCCTTGAGAAATGATGAAATAGTAAGTGCAATAGATGAAATTGAGGAAAAAGGAAAGATGTCAAAGGTATTGGTAATAGTAAATACTGTTGATAAGGCGATTGAGGTTTATAATAAATTAAAAAATAAAAGTAATGTAAAAGTATTACACTCATTATTCATAAATGAGGATAGATCTAGATTAGAAAGAGAAATAAAACAATTTACGGAGAAAGAAAATAGTGACAATGGTATATGGATAACAACTCAGATAGTGGAGGCATCCTTAGATGTAGATTTTGATTATTTGTATACTGAAATGAGTACTTTAGATAGTCAGTTCCAACGCTATGGAAGATGTTATAGAAAAAGAAGTTTAGATAAAAATCAATCTAATATATTTATTTATATAAAAAATATATCGGGAGCTGGGTCTATATATGATAAGGATATTTTAGAAAAAAGCATTAATGCATTATATGAATATGATGATAAGGTTATAGAAGAAGATGTAAAAGTTAAAATGGTAGATAAAATTTATTCTAAAGAAATGTTGATGGGAACAGATTATTATAAGGAATTTATTAACGCTTGCAGATATCTAGAAAATGTAATACCGTATGAAACAACTAGCAAGGAAGCTCAGAAGATATTAAGAGATATTACTTCTATAAAAGTAATACCTGAAGATATATATAATGAAAATATAGAATTAATTGAAAACTTCAAGAATAGCTATGGAGATAAAAGGAGAGAATTATCAAATAAGATAGGCAAAATTAGTGTTAGCATACCTTTATATAAAATCAATAAATTTAAAGGAATTAATTCTGAGATTAAAATAATAGAAATTGAAGGATTAAGTAATTATAGTACAATTAATGTAAAATACTCGCATGAAGTTGGAATTTTGCTAGATGAATTAAATGATAATATTTTTTAATGGGGGATAAAATTGAAAATTAATTTTGATGATTTTAAGGTACAAGGTATAAAGTTTAATTACTATTTCATATGCAAAAGAAAGTTATGGCTGTTTGATAAAGGAATATGTATGGAAGAGAATAGTGATAGGGTACTACATGGGAAAATAGTACATGAAAATTCATATAATAAGTTTCCAAGTAAAGAGAAATTAATAGATGATATGATAAAAATAGATGTACTTGAAGATGACAATATAAAAGAAGTTAAGATATCAAGTAAAATGAAAAAAAGTGATAGGATGCAGTTATTATATTATCTATATTATTTAAAGCAATTAGGCATAAATAAATCAGGTACTTTAAATTATGTTAAGGAGAAAAAGGTTGAAAAAGTTTATTTAACTAAAAATGATGAGATAGAAATAGAAAAAATTCTATTAGAAATTAAAAGATTGTTGCTAGAAAAGAAACCTCCTAAGATTGTGAAATTACCATACTGTAAAAAGTGTGCATATTATGAATTTTGTTATATAAAGGAGGAAGAGTAATGGCGAGGGATTATTATATTTTTAGTAATGGTAGATTAAAAAGAAAAGATAATACTATTTATTTTTTAGATGTTGAAGGCAATAAAAAGGCAATTCCAATTGAAGATATAGAACGTTTACATTTATTTGGAGAGGTTGATTTTAATACAAAATTTCTAAATTACATTTCTAGATATAGCATTTTAATTAGTATCTATAATTATTATGGATTTTATAGTGGCAGTTACTATTCTAAAAAGAAAAATGTATCTGGAATGTTAATAGTGGATCAGGTTAGGGCATATGATAAAGATGAATATAGGTTATATTTTGCAAAGTCTTTTATTGACTCTGCTATACATCATATGTTAAGAAATATAAGAAGGCATAGGTATAAAACGGAGGAATATATAAAGTCAATTGAAGCGGAAAGAGTATTGATGCTTGAAGCAAAGACTATACAAGAAGTTATGGGGGCAGAGGGAAGAGCAAGAAAAAATTACTATGAATCATTTAATAAGTTTATTAAAGAAGAATTTTATTTTGAAAAGAGAGAAAAAAGACCACCTAAAGATCCTATTAATGCACTTATATCCTTTGGAAATAGTCTTATGTATACAACAGTTTTAGGTGAAATATATAAAACACCTTTAGATCCAACAATTAGCTATTTACATGAACCATCTACAAAGAGATTCTCATTAAGTTTAGATATAGCAGAAATATTTAAACCGTTAATAATAGATTCAATTATATTTTCATTGATAAATAAAAAAATAATAAAGAAAACTGATTTTGTTTATGAAGGAGATATTTGCTACCTTAATGAAATGGGTAAGAAAAAATTTATAAAAGAATATGAAAATAAGTTATCTACTACTATAAAGCATAGAACGTTAAATAGAAAAGTTTCATATAAATCGTTGATAAGATTAGAATGTTATAAAATTATTAAGATGCTAATTGGTGATGATATATATAAACCATTGAAAGCGTGGTGGTAAAAATGTTTGTTATATTAACTTATGATGTAGGAGAAAAAAGGGTAAATAGAGTAAGAAAAACATTAAAAAAATATTTAACATGGACACAAAATTCTGTATTTGAAGGTCAGATTACTGAGGCAAAGTTACATAAATGTTTAGCTGAAGTTAATAAAAGTTTAGATAAAAATGATGATTCATTATATGTTTATATGGTTGGGAATATACATAATATAAATAAACAAGTAGTAGGGAAAGAAAAAAATTATGACGAATTATTTTTATGATTTTGCAGTAAATGTAGTTTTTAATAAAATTAATTCTAAGTCAGTAATACCAGCGACTTAAGAGGTAATAGTAAGTAATTACAAAAAACTTATTACCGATTTACTGCAAAAAATATATTTTATTGATATAATAGAATTACGTAAAGTATTGATAATACTGGCTTTATAGCAAGCACTAAATTGGGCTTTTATCTTAACTATGAGGAATGTAAATATTAAAGAAAATAAATTTATAAGTCGTAAGATAAGACTTTTATCTTAACTATGAGGAATGTAAATATATTAGTTCAAAATGCGTAGATATTTATTTTTATTCTTTTATCTTAACTATGAGGAATGTAAATCGTTTAGGTGCTAATGAGATTAGAAGAAGTTATACAACTTTTATCTTAACTATGAGGAATGTAAATTTTATTTACCTTTTAGGCTTGTATATGATTATTCTATGCTTTTATCTTAACTATGAGGAATGTAAATATAGATAAATGAGATTTCCCTGCTCCAGGATTACCTCTTTTATCTTAACTATGAGGAATGTAAATTTAGATAAATATAAAGATGATGTACCAGAAGAGATTCTTTTATCTTAACTATGAGGAATGTAAATATTGTATACAAATACAATATACAAACTATACAAACACTTTTATCTTAACTATGAGGAATGTAAATATTACTGTGTTTCTATCATTCTTTGTAAAATTAATCGCCTTTTATCTTAACTATGAGGAATGTAAATACAAATTGGAGGGTATGAATATGAGATCAATATTACCTTTTATCTTAACTATGAGGAATGTAAATCTTAATTTGAAACCACACTATTCTATTGAAACTTTAACTTTTATCTTAACTATGAGGAATGTAAATTGTAAGTATGCCTTGTTGTTCATAATTAATTACTGCCTTTTATCTTAACTATGAGGAATGTAAATGAGGATATACAATCTCAAATAGATAATAATGCTACGGCTTTTATCTTAACTATGAGGAATGTAAATTCTAGTAGCATTGTTACTATAGTTCTTATTGTCTTTCTTTTATCTTAACTATGAGGAATGTAAATGTGGCATCAATATATCCTGTTTTTATTGTATCTTTACTTTTATCTTAACTATGAGGAATGTAAATTACAATCTTTTTTATATATTCCGTAATATATTCCATTCTTTTATCTTAACTATGAGGAATGTAAATTTGGGAAATGCTTATGGAACTTTGGTATGTTTAGGTCTTTTATCTTAACTATGAGGAATGTAAATTCTATAGTAAAACCATATTGATATTCTCCATAATATCCTTTTATCTTAACTATGAGGAATGTAAATTATAGTGCTGATGTAATAGGCAATATAGACAACAGTCTTTTATCTTAACTATGAGGAATGTAAATATATGAAGCAATTCAAGGTACTGAAGACAACTCATTCTTTTATCTTAACTATGAGGAATGTAAATTTCTACAAGAGATACTTATAAATTTTATGGTGTGGCTACTTTTATCTTAACTATGAGGAATGTAAATATTAACACTTATATAATATCATACATTGTAATACTTTCTTTTATCTTAACTATGAGGAATGTAAATAGAGAAACACCAAGCGCAACTTTAACTATTGAATCACTTTTATCTTAACTATGAGGAATGTAAATAAGTACGAAAAAGACACAGAATAATCAAACGAACCACTTTTATCTTAACTATGAGGAATGTAAATTTGATTTTTAACCCCTCGTGTTTCACGACCCCTTTACCTTTTATCTTAACTATGAGGAATGTAAATTTTTCAGTAAGTACTTTTGTATATTTACTTGTCATACTTTTATCTTAACTATGAGGAATGTAAATTAAATAGAATTAATATTCCTAAGGCTGTATCCCATGCTTTTATCTTAACTATGAGGAATGTAAATTCTAAAATGGTTTTATATGCATTAGTAAAATCGTTTGCTTTTATCTTAACTATGAGGAATGTAAATAAAAATGGTTGTTCTTCTATTAGACAAACTTTTAATCCTTTTATCTTAACTATGAGGAATGTAAATTCACCAACACTTTTGCTATATACAGATTCAAAATACCTTTTATCTTAACTATGAGGAATGTAAATTTTAAAACACTCCTAACTTAAAAACCTTCTTAACTTCTTTTATCTTAACTATGAGGAATGTAAATTTATCTGTTTCTATACTTATTATTTTATTGTTCTTATCTTTTATCTTAACTATGAGGAATGTAAATTTTTACATCTCACCTTTCTCTATTTTGTATTTATTACTTTTATCTTAACTATGAGGAATGTAAATGTTATAAGCATATCTATAAATAATTTACTAGATAGACTTTTATCTTAACTATGAGGAATGTAAATTGATTTACTAGGGTTTAGAAGGCTATATAGATTATCCTTTTATCTTAACTATGAGGAATGTAAATCCAACTAGTTTGATTGGATTATAACAAGTGTTTCCAGCTTTTATCTTAACTATGAGGAATGTAAATTTGTAAACAGGTATTTGTAACCGTTTATCAAAAATACTTTTATCTTAACTATGAGGAATGTAAATCTAGAGCTGTATTGATGTCCTGCGTAGTTATTACCCTTTTATCTTAACTATGAGGAATGTAAATTTGTAAGTTTCAGTGGAATCTATTGATAAAGTGTGAGCTTTTATCTTAACTATGAGGAATGTAAATTCTATTAATTCGGCATCTCCTGTAGTCGAACCACTACTTTTATCTTAACTATGAGGAATGTAAATATGGTTTCGTTTGTAGCAATGATTGTTTTTTCTACTATTCTTTTATCTTAACTATGAGGAATGTAAATATCAAATTACCCAAACACCCATTATGTCGTTGTACTCTTTTATCTTAACTATGAGGAATGTAAATAAGTTGTTAACTGGTTTAATCAACTTTCACCGGCAGCTTTTATCTTAACTATGAGGAATGTAAATTTAAAAGCACTCGGCATCAATATGTCAGTTGCTAATCTTTTATCTTAACTATGAGGAATGTAAATTAAGAACGGAAAAGACGTACAGGGTGCTATTTTGAAACTTTTATCTTAACTATGAGGAATGTAAATTGTGTTAATATTCATGAGTTAATTATAAAATAAAAAACTTTTATCTTAACTATGAGGAATGTAAATCCAGGTATTGGAAATGGTGTAAAGGCGGCTATGCCAACTTTTATCTTAACTATGAGGAATGTAAATTCATAAGTTTGCATAGAATAACTATAAGTGCCATCACCTTTTATCTTAACTATGAGGAATGTAAATTTCCACTTGTTCTTCTTGCTTTGGAACGTTGTTCTTCCTTTTATCTTAACTATGAGGAATGTAAATCTCTCTATCACTTGGCAATTCATGCATAAGATTTTTTCTTTTATCTTAACTATGAGGAATGTAAATTAGTCTAATTTAACTTTTATTATAGATTTTTCCATAACTTTTATCTTAACTATGAGGAATGTAAATACGAGATTATAACACGTTTTAATTTTTAATGTCAAGGCTTTTATCTTAACTATGAGGAATGTAAATGGTAAATAAAAGAAATTACTTATAGTATCCAATTGACTTTTATCTTAACTATGAGGAATGTAAATAATACTAAAGTGTTTTCTAGTATACTAAAAAAACTTGCTTTTATCTTAACTATGAGGAATGTAAATAAGTATTCTAAAAACTTCTCTTCATCTGTTTCTGTTTCTTTTATCTTAACTATGAGGAATGTAAATGCGGGTAAATCTGTATCAGTAGGAAGATACATTTTACTTTTATCTTAACTATGAGGAATGTAAATATAAATGATGTAGAAAAAGTTGAATATGAAGGTCTTGTCTTTTATCTTAACTATGAGGAATGTAAATCTCTTTTTTTTTATGTTGTGGGGTGGGGGGTCCCCACGCTTTTATCTTAACTATGAGGAATGTAAATTTGATTTAACATCTATTGAAGATAAAAAAGAGCGTCTTTTATCTTAACTATGAGGAATGTAAATACTATAATACAGCGAGAAACTTATCTAAAAGTCATTCTTTTATCTTAACTATGAGGAATGTAAATAGAAAAAAGAGCCAGTTGTTAGGAATAATTGTATTATGCTTTTATCTTAACTATGAGGAATGTAAATTGGTTGGCATACTGTTCTTTAAGGTCTGATATTATTCCTTTTATCTTAACTATGAGGAATGTAAATGCCAATAAATTTGTTTCTTTACCTATCTCTCGATAAGCTTTTATCTTAACTATGAGGAATGTAAATAAAACAGCTATAACAAACTTTATCATAACTGTTAACCTTTTATCTTAACTATGAGGAATGTAAATTAAGAATAACTACAAATGGGTTGATAAGACAGAACAACTTTTATCTTAACTATGAGGAATGTAAATAAACATAAACATGTAAAAGTAGCTGTGCCATCATCATCTTTTATCTTAACTATGAGGAATGTAAATTAGTTGCATATGCAACATCAGAACCTAAAGAAGTTTTCTTTTATCTTAACTATGAGGAATGTAAATTCATCATAATTATTGTTGTTAGGTGTTGTATTACTCTCTTTTATCTTAACTATGAGGAATGTAAATTACACATAAGAAGAATAAAAATAGCCGCCACCAGTTACTTTTATCTTAACTATGAGGAATGTAAATATTACTATAAACTTAGTATCTATACCCTGTTTTTTGCCTTTTATCTTAACTATGAGGAATGTAAATAAATCCATACTCTTTTGAGTTGGCTTGTTGTAACTACTTTTATCTTAACTATGAGGAATGTAAATTCACCTAACACATCATAAGCTTGTGATCTAGTTAAGCCTTTTATCTTAACTATGAGGAATGTAAATAGATCATCGAGAATTATTAAATCTGCTTTAGTAATGCTTTTATCTTAACTATGAGGAATGTAAATTAGATGAAGATGTATATAAGAAACTTTGTGAACTTGCCTTTTATCTTAACTATGAGGAATGTAAATGGTTTGTAATTCTATGTAATTAAATTCTTTATCTATCCTTTTATCTTAACTATGAGGAATGTAAATCTAAAAATCAATATCTTCAAATCCTACATTGTACTTCTTTTATCTTAACTATGAGGAATGTAAATTAGTGTTTTTTGTAATATTCTCTAATGCAATCTTCTACTTTTATCTTAACTATGAGGAATGTAAATGATACAGAGGTTAATGTATCTTATAAAGAAGATTGGTCTTTTATCTTAACTATGAGGAATGTAAATCTAGTATCAGAGGCCGGGAAGAATATTAAATTATAAACTTTTATCTTAACTATGAGGAATGTAAATTTTACTATGTTAATACCAATCTTACTCCAATCCACCTTTTATCTTAACTATGAGGAATGTAAATTTAGATTCTAAATATCCTTCTTTAAAAGGTGTTTTTGCTTTTATCTTAACTATGAGGAATGTAATACAAAAGACACAATATTTTATTATGTTACTTCATATTAATTGAACTTTTGATTATTTAATAATGTAGTTTTTTGATTAATTTGTTCTCTTAAATAACTTTTTAAATTATAAGAGTTTCCGATATATTTTTTAGATAACAATTTTAAATATATAAAAACTCCAGAGAACAATTAGTTCCCTGGAGCTTTCTTTATAATGTTATCTCAGTTGTATTTGTTTCAGTTATTTGTGCACTATCAAGAGCGATAATATCGCCACCTTTGAAAGTGAATACTGCCTTTTCTTTAATTAAGTTCATTACTTCTTTTACTTTAGTTTCATCAAGATTTTCTTTAACCTTAGGTACATTGATAGAAACCTTTGAACCAGTCTCTGTTATAAATTTCATTACTAATGACTTCATTTATAAGATCCCCCTTTCTATTTAACAAGTAAGCTTTCATCAATAATTGCTGCTTTTGATAGTGAACCTTCTTTTAGTTCAGCATAACTATCTACTACAGCTGCAACGTCGTCTAAGTTTGCATCTACCTTAAGATTTGGTAATGTAACCTTAGTTGTAGACTCCTTACCATTTTCATCTGTTGTTAAAAAAGATAATTGAATATTTTTATTTGTTTGAACTGTTGTTGCCATGTTCATCACTCCTTTCACTCTTTATATATTCATATTAGGAGAGAAGCTGACATTTTTAAAAAGGGTTTAATTAAATTTTATATTATAGTAATTGAAAGAATATACTGTTTTTAAATGTGCAAAAATTCGACTTAAATTGATAAAATAGGAAAAATAAAGTATAATAGAAATTATATTACAGAATAGTTTTGATAATTTTATAGTTTACAGTAAAGTTGAAGGATGAGAGTTTTGATATGAATGATAGAAAAGGATTAGTTGTTATTAAAATAATATCAATTATATCGATTGTGATTACTATAGTATATACATTGACGGGGTTTGTTAGTGGTAATTGTGAAGATTTATTAATTAGTAAAATACAATCCATTGTTAAAGCTGAAGATGATGCAGCTGATGAAGAACTAGATAAGGAAGTAAAGAATGTTACTTTAGCAGATGAAGAGGAAGATACAGAATACCAAGATGAAGAAGATATAGAACATGTTGAAGAAGATGTAGAAGATGATGTTGACATTGAAGAGGAAGAAGAGTGTACGAATACAGAAGAAGATGAAGAAATAACTGAGGAACCTGTAAATAATAATGAAGATACCGAAGATATAGAGGAAAATACTGTGGAAGTTAGCAATGTTACTGTAGATAATGAAAACAAAAACACTATAGTTGATAGTAAAGTTGAGAATCCCACAGAAGTTAATGTAGAACAAGTAACTTATCCTAGAATAGTTAAAAATAGTGATGGTACAATAGCATTATTAAGATCACAACAGGAACAACCAATTGCTATTGTATTAGATGAGTATGTTAATGGATTTTTGGAATTTAATTATAATTATTGTGTAATTACAGCACCAGAAGTTGAGTATTCTATTGAATTTGAATGTAATGGAAATGTAGAAGTTGCAGTAGGTACAGGATCAACCAATGTATATAGACGTTATGTTAATAGAAAAGTTAAAAATAATGATAAGCTAAATATTAAGTTAACAGCGAAGATAAATGGTACAGAAGAAAGTACGTCATTTCAAAGAACAATTAATCGAGGAATCTTTGGATTTAGATGATTATAAATAAAAGATAAATGTATAGGCGCTATGAATAGATGCCTATACATTTGTTATATAATGCTGTTTGCAGAATTTTTTAATCTGAAATAGTAACAGCTTGTCTACCTAAACTGATCCATCTATTTTCAAATATATCTTTATCCACAGTGTATTCAGTTCCTGTGTATGGGTCATTAATAATAACTTCATTTTCATTAAATCCCACTAAAAGCACAGCATGTTCTGGAATAATCCATTCTATAGTTTCATCACCATTAGTCCAATAAGAACCAACAGAGGATTCTTTCATATTTATAGTTACCCAAGTTACTACAGGATATCCATTTGCAACAGTACGAAGCAGTTTATTAAAAGAGCATCCGGTAATATCTTTACTTTTTCCATCAGTATACTGGTCAATTAAATTTGCAATAGGTTTATGATATACACCATAGCCATCGCTAGAAAAAGGATCTCCTATAAAATATTCATTAGGGCTTGCCCCTTGTAGAGTACCATCTACATATGAAGGTACATCGGCTTTTTCGATAGATTCACCCAATTCTTCTTTATCCACATTAACTCCATACCAATTTAATAACATTGTAGTAGATGTTATTTCGCAACCAGTAGGCATTTCGGGAAACTGATTTAATGTATCTATACCTTCTATTTTATATTCACCAGACGGCATGGCAGAAAAAATATTTTTATTTGAGGTTTCACTATTGGAATCATTATATATAAGTGATATAACTCCAATAAGAACCATTATAATTGAAATTAAAATTGAAATGATTTTAATTTTTCTCATATGTTACCTCGCTATATTTTATTTATTCATTAGTATAAATAGGGAATATGAATTTTTAGTGGATACTATGTGTCTATAGAATGTTTTATGATATAAGTATATAGAAAAATATATTTTGCATAGTAAAGTACATTAAAAAGATATAATTAGAAATTACATAATACAAAATTATGAAAGGGGGATGTAAAGTGAAAGGACGGCAACATGTATTAATAGGAACTACAGCTACAGTTGCCACTGGAATAGGTCTTATTTGCAGTGGTAGTAGTGTAACGAATTTCATTCCTATAGTTATAGGTGGAATAATAGGTTCATATATTCCGGATATAGATAGCCATAAATCTAAGGCAGCACAAATATTTAATAAGTTATTTGTAATACTTATAGTGGTATTAGCAATATTATATTGTTTAGGTATAACTTTAGATTTAGAAAGGTTTATTGGGGGGTTAGATGCTAATGATCCAAAAACTCTAGCAGTATTGATATTTGCGGTAGTGACGATATTAGGGAAATTATCGCCACATAGAATGTTTACTCATAAGTGGTTTGGTACTATGCTATTTTGTTATAGTGTATATTTGATGGGCAATATGTATTTTACAATAGGATTTACTACTGGATATATATTGCATATAGTAGCTGACACTATGACTAAAAACGGAAAATACTTAAAGTTTTTTCAATTCAAGCTTCCTTGTAGGAATTCTAAAAATAAGTTTGATATTAGCTGGTAGTTAGTTATAAAGATCCTCACCTTTTGGATATACAGCGATATAATTTCCAGTGTTTTTTTCTACATATATCTCAACAGATTCATCGGTTTTTATATAGGCAAAAAAATCTCCAGGAATAGCTTTAGCTTTTGGGACATTTTGAAATGTAGAGGCAATTTTTTGCTCAGCGATAGAATGACCGGAATCGGTGATTTTAATATAAGTGTTATAACTTATTGCTTCGGAGAATCCAGAAGTACTATCAGCTAATAAAATAGAGACATTATTATGTATCAATTTAGCATTCATTTTGTCTGTAGATTTTTTTGCTTCCATAGTCATCTTAGAATATTTAGGAATAGCAATGGCAGCCAGAAGAGCTATAATTGAAAGTACTATTATCAATTCCATTAATGTATATCCAGATTTTTTCTTATTGTTTTTTAACATAAAGAATCCTCCTTGAAAAAGTTGTTATTACAATATTGATAAATGTTTAAAATAATTTAACAATTATATATAATTATAACAAAATATGTGTTAAAAGTTAATTGTGAAGAATAAATATATGTAGAAAAACAAATATTTTTAAATATACTTAAAAATATTTTAAAATACTATAAAGTAGGAGAATGATAATGGGAGAGGTATCCGCTGAGAATGTATTTAAACCAGGATGTTTTTCAAGATATACTTATGTATGTAGACATGCACCTTGTATAGAAGAAACTTATGAGGATAAGTTAGAACAAGATCTAAAGGTATCTGGATGCTTGATATCTATAGTGGGACCATCAAAATCAGGAAAAACATTATTATGCGAAAAGGTGGTAGAAAACAATAGATTAATAGAGATATCTGGAATAGA
Above is a genomic segment from Clostridium bornimense containing:
- the cas5b gene encoding type I-B CRISPR-associated protein Cas5b, giving the protein MKSLKIKIYQETVCYKKPFAFKVTETYPLPPYSTIIGMLHNVMGVRSGEYIPMDISVQGSYEEIFNTYNTTMFYKKKNVTSMPMNVHLLLGVNLIIHVLAEENILLQIIDGFKDSKESFTLGRREDLARLDSIKLVNLEKRYISKFSGEEYRLKNNAYIPQKYNYRVNGITYMLNKKYTTLNELRNWEKVEAIYVEKGELIDQEYLIDDDIIEQDIVFLG
- a CDS encoding CRISPR-associated helicase/endonuclease Cas3 → MKFLAKTIPEVETLREHTDRLLEEFSRLKNIYEDNINDIIRKYIDPSDFWCILNMCCEYHDYGKANKQFQNKLLRILNKEQIENNLEEIPHNFLSPGYLPISFLEYVKERYPDDILYIIIQAIAYHHERNKEPEYTNIKRCIEEDLKKSLLELSESMNKSIKDISSWYVKYISYNERIKASNQYYELYIILKGLLHKIDHAASAHCKIEEVADRGVGEYIEDYMKKNKWIFREPQIFAKENQDENLVIVASTGIGKTETALLWINDSKAFFTLPLRVSINALYSRVKDDIGYDYVGLIHSSALEYLEDNRYENADLLYEESKLLSKKLSFSTIDQIFKYPFKYIGYEKVLATLSYSKVVIDEIQGYSPSIVAVILYAIKQLSEVGGKFLIMTATLPRIYKDKLYEFGIEFKERSFISKIRRHRVSLRNDEIVSAIDEIEEKGKMSKVLVIVNTVDKAIEVYNKLKNKSNVKVLHSLFINEDRSRLEREIKQFTEKENSDNGIWITTQIVEASLDVDFDYLYTEMSTLDSQFQRYGRCYRKRSLDKNQSNIFIYIKNISGAGSIYDKDILEKSINALYEYDDKVIEEDVKVKMVDKIYSKEMLMGTDYYKEFINACRYLENVIPYETTSKEAQKILRDITSIKVIPEDIYNENIELIENFKNSYGDKRRELSNKIGKISVSIPLYKINKFKGINSEIKIIEIEGLSNYSTINVKYSHEVGILLDELNDNIF
- the cas4 gene encoding CRISPR-associated protein Cas4 is translated as MKINFDDFKVQGIKFNYYFICKRKLWLFDKGICMEENSDRVLHGKIVHENSYNKFPSKEKLIDDMIKIDVLEDDNIKEVKISSKMKKSDRMQLLYYLYYLKQLGINKSGTLNYVKEKKVEKVYLTKNDEIEIEKILLEIKRLLLEKKPPKIVKLPYCKKCAYYEFCYIKEEE
- the cas1b gene encoding type I-B CRISPR-associated endonuclease Cas1b: MARDYYIFSNGRLKRKDNTIYFLDVEGNKKAIPIEDIERLHLFGEVDFNTKFLNYISRYSILISIYNYYGFYSGSYYSKKKNVSGMLIVDQVRAYDKDEYRLYFAKSFIDSAIHHMLRNIRRHRYKTEEYIKSIEAERVLMLEAKTIQEVMGAEGRARKNYYESFNKFIKEEFYFEKREKRPPKDPINALISFGNSLMYTTVLGEIYKTPLDPTISYLHEPSTKRFSLSLDIAEIFKPLIIDSIIFSLINKKIIKKTDFVYEGDICYLNEMGKKKFIKEYENKLSTTIKHRTLNRKVSYKSLIRLECYKIIKMLIGDDIYKPLKAWW
- the cas2 gene encoding CRISPR-associated endonuclease Cas2, whose translation is MFVILTYDVGEKRVNRVRKTLKKYLTWTQNSVFEGQITEAKLHKCLAEVNKSLDKNDDSLYVYMVGNIHNINKQVVGKEKNYDELFL
- a CDS encoding DUF2922 domain-containing protein; this encodes MKSLVMKFITETGSKVSINVPKVKENLDETKVKEVMNLIKEKAVFTFKGGDIIALDSAQITETNTTEITL
- a CDS encoding DUF1659 domain-containing protein, which translates into the protein MATTVQTNKNIQLSFLTTDENGKESTTKVTLPNLKVDANLDDVAAVVDSYAELKEGSLSKAAIIDESLLVK